The Hydrogenimonas thermophila genome includes the window AATAGGTTTAATAGCTGTAGCAATAGCTATAGGAGCTTTAACGTGGTCTATGACACTATCTAAGACATCTAAACAGAATTTGGAACTTAGCGAATCTATGTTAATGGATGCTGAATCTTTTGACAGTGAAATGAATGAAATCATTAAAACAATGCAAAATCTTACTCAAGCTCTTCAAGATTATAGAAAAAATATAGAGATTTGTGATGCATATATAAATGAATACAATGCAACTATTCATCGTATTTTGCTTACAGAAGGAGATGACTTTGAAGTTTATAAACCTTCATCAAAAGCTCATATAGAACGTGCATCTGTTACTGTTTCAGCAATAATTCCTCATTTGAATATTGCTATTATGACAACAGAAAACAAAACTGCTGATCAACTTCTACAAGCTATTGATGATACTAAAAAGCTTGTGCAAGACCTGATTGAAGAGAAACCAATCTCTACAATGTAGAGATTGGCAAGCTAGTTTTTAATTTCAGCTTTTAAAATTTTGATTGTTTTAACTGGTCTGTCTCTTCTGCCAGTAGGAGTTTTTGAAATATTATATACTGTATCCATTCCCTCTTTAACTACTCCAAAAATTGTATAATTACCATTCAACCAAGGAGCAGGAGCAACAGTAATAAAAAATTGGCTTCTATTTGTATTAGGACCTGAGTTTGCCATTGCAACTATACCTGGACGATCAAAAACTACATTTGGTGCAAACTCATCTTTAAAAGGTTTATGCCAAATTGAGTCACCGCCACGCCCTGTACCGGTAGGATCACCAGTTTGTATCATAAAGCCTCGAATAACCCTGTGAAAAGGAACTCCATCATAATACCCATCTTTTACATGTTGCAAAAAGTTTTGACTAGCAAGTGGTGCCCACTCTGGTTTTATTTCAAGCACAATATCACCCTTAGTTGTCTTTAGAACAACAGTCGAGCTTTTAATTGCTTGATCTTTTAATGCAGATTCTTGAGCAAATAGCGGAATTATGGAGATTAAAAGAGAAAGAAGAAAATGTTTCATTAAAATACCTTTCAATAAACTTGTATTAAAGGTATTTTATCTAAAAAAGTATTAAAGCCCCAAAGGGAGTGGGGGCTCTTTTTATTTGCGGCGAAGCTCTTTAATACGAGCAGCTTTACCTCTAAGGTTACGAAGATAGTAAAGTTTTGATCGGCGTACACGACCTCGGCGAACAACTTCAATACCTTCAATACTGTCAGAATAGAGTGGAAAAATACGCTCTACACCAACATTGTTAGCACCAATTTTTCTTACAGTGAAAGTTTTACCTGTACCTTCACCACGAATAGAGATACATACGCCTTCAAAATTCTGAATACGTGTTTTATCACCCTCTTTAATGTTAACTGCTACACGAACAGTATCACCGGCTCTGAATTCCGGTACATTTTTGCTAGCTACCTGAGCTTGTTCAAAAGACTCAATATATCGATTTTTCATCACTTTCCCTTTGGGTAAATTTCAAATATCGTTCTGGACGAAAATATTTTGTTTTAGATAACGCCATCATTTTTTTAAGGGCGTTAATTTTACTATGATTTCCCTTTAATAGTTCTGAAGGGATGCTTAAATTATGAAAAGTTTTAGGGCGTGTGAACGACGGTGCCTCAAGAAGCAGTGATTCGAAACTCTCTGCTTCTAAAGAATCGGCATTCCCCAATACACCTGGTACAATACGACTGATGGCATCTGTCATTACAAGCGAAGGAAGCTCTCCACCTGTAAGTATATAATCACCTATACTAAAGCACTCATCTGCAAAAATTTCGATGACCCTTTCATCAATTCCCTCATATCGCCCGCTTACAAATGCAATATGACTCTTCTGCTTTGCCAAGCGCTTGGCATCAGATTGACGAAAAGGCTTTCCTACCGGTGTTGTAAAAATTATGTGCACATCTGGTGACTCATTTTTAAGAGATGCAAGTGCATCGTAAATTGGCTGTGCCATCATCACCATTCCTGCGCCACCACCGGCTATTGTGTCATCTACTTTTTTGTGCTTGTCTTTAGTAAAATCTCTTGGGTTAAGATAATCAAACGTCAGCAAACCCTTTTCAGCAGCTCTTTTTAAAATAGAGTCTTCAAAGTAGCCTTCTAAAAGCTGTTTAAAAAGCGTTACAAATGTAAAACGCATCAACTAGCTTCCAATATTACTTTTGCTCCTGTTGTAAAAACTTTTCCTTCTTGCAAGTCAACGCGATCTATATATCGCTCAACATAAGGAACCAAAAAGCTTTTTGCAAAACCATCTTCAACAAGAGCAGGGTCAGTTTTGACTAATAGATAGTCTGTTCCTGCTAGACGCTCAATTTCTTCTACTTTTCCAAGAAGATTTCCATTATCATCAACTTCCAGCCCAATGATCTGATACCAGAAGTATTCGCCTTCATTTAACTTACACGCTTCCTCTGTTGCCTCTTTTGTGGTATATAGATAAGCGTTAGTTAAACGTTTGGCATCATCAATGTTATCGATACCTTCAAATCGAATAGTACCACGTTCAGCATTGAAAGAACTGACTGTCAGATCTCCTCTGTCGCTCATAAAGGTAGCACCCTTTTTGAACTGTTCAGGGAAATCACTTAAAAGATTAAGCCTTAAATCACCGCGAAGTCCGACTGTTTTGCCTATACGGGCAATCGGAAGCTTTTCAGGAATCAATCCCGATACTCCTCTGCTGTGCGGACGTTTACACGATAGCTAATGCCATCTTTAGCCTTACATCCGCTTATAAGAGTTTTAAGCGCGTTGATCATACGCCCATCTTTACCGATCAGTTTTCCTGCATCCTCTTTGTGCGCATAAATGACTATCTCATCGAACTTTTCTCCAAGATTATGACGTTCGACAACAACATCTTCAGGATGTGATACGATAAGTTTTGCAAGATCACGCACAAAGTTCTCAATCATTGTCTTACTTTCCAGCTAATTTTTTAACACGCTCACTTGGCTGTGCACCAACACTCAACCAGTAGTTGTAGCGCTCTTCATCAATTTTTACAGTAGCAGGCTCAGTCATAGGGTTATAATAACCGATTGACTCTATCCAACCACTGTCACGACGCTTTCTGCTATCTGTAACTACGATTCTGTAAAAAGGTCTTTTTTTACGTCCCATACGTGTTAGTCTGATTACTGTCATTCTCTCTCCTTAAATT containing:
- the trmD gene encoding tRNA (guanosine(37)-N1)-methyltransferase TrmD yields the protein MRFTFVTLFKQLLEGYFEDSILKRAAEKGLLTFDYLNPRDFTKDKHKKVDDTIAGGGAGMVMMAQPIYDALASLKNESPDVHIIFTTPVGKPFRQSDAKRLAKQKSHIAFVSGRYEGIDERVIEIFADECFSIGDYILTGGELPSLVMTDAISRIVPGVLGNADSLEAESFESLLLEAPSFTRPKTFHNLSIPSELLKGNHSKINALKKMMALSKTKYFRPERYLKFTQRESDEKSIY
- the rimM gene encoding ribosome maturation factor RimM (Essential for efficient processing of 16S rRNA), producing MIPEKLPIARIGKTVGLRGDLRLNLLSDFPEQFKKGATFMSDRGDLTVSSFNAERGTIRFEGIDNIDDAKRLTNAYLYTTKEATEEACKLNEGEYFWYQIIGLEVDDNGNLLGKVEEIERLAGTDYLLVKTDPALVEDGFAKSFLVPYVERYIDRVDLQEGKVFTTGAKVILEAS
- a CDS encoding peptidylprolyl isomerase, with the protein product MKHFLLSLLISIIPLFAQESALKDQAIKSSTVVLKTTKGDIVLEIKPEWAPLASQNFLQHVKDGYYDGVPFHRVIRGFMIQTGDPTGTGRGGDSIWHKPFKDEFAPNVVFDRPGIVAMANSGPNTNRSQFFITVAPAPWLNGNYTIFGVVKEGMDTVYNISKTPTGRRDRPVKTIKILKAEIKN
- a CDS encoding KH domain-containing protein, translating into MIENFVRDLAKLIVSHPEDVVVERHNLGEKFDEIVIYAHKEDAGKLIGKDGRMINALKTLISGCKAKDGISYRVNVRTAEEYRD
- the rplS gene encoding 50S ribosomal protein L19, whose translation is MKNRYIESFEQAQVASKNVPEFRAGDTVRVAVNIKEGDKTRIQNFEGVCISIRGEGTGKTFTVRKIGANNVGVERIFPLYSDSIEGIEVVRRGRVRRSKLYYLRNLRGKAARIKELRRK
- the rpsP gene encoding 30S ribosomal protein S16: MTVIRLTRMGRKKRPFYRIVVTDSRKRRDSGWIESIGYYNPMTEPATVKIDEERYNYWLSVGAQPSERVKKLAGK